The Synechococcus sp. WH 8016 genome includes a region encoding these proteins:
- the holA gene encoding DNA polymerase III subunit delta, with protein sequence MPIHLLWGDDSAARDRAVTALIEEAIDPTWSSINLSRLDGSEAGQAQQALEEARTPPFGAGMRVVLLQRSPFCNACPSELADRFEAALELIPDSTQLVLTNPAKPDGRLRTTKALQKRIKQGLASEQTFQLPAIWDGAGQRQLVERTAADLNVSMEAAAVSALVDAIGNDSARLSMEIQKLALHAESHGHERISAEAVQSLIEGQATNALAVGDALLEGDAGGAIGLLDALIDAGEPALRIVATLTGQIRGWLWVLLLEQQGERDVAVIAKAAGIGNPKRIYVMRKQLQGRSSQRCLSLLGRLLNVEAALKRGAQPGDAFRDGLLG encoded by the coding sequence TCCATCTGCTCTGGGGTGACGACAGTGCGGCCCGCGACCGTGCCGTTACAGCCCTGATCGAGGAGGCGATTGACCCCACCTGGAGCAGCATCAACCTCAGCCGCCTCGATGGCAGCGAAGCCGGCCAAGCGCAACAGGCCCTTGAAGAAGCCCGAACTCCCCCCTTTGGCGCAGGCATGCGCGTGGTGTTGCTGCAACGCTCACCCTTCTGCAATGCCTGTCCAAGCGAACTGGCCGATCGCTTTGAAGCGGCCCTCGAGCTGATCCCAGACAGCACCCAGCTGGTGCTCACCAACCCAGCCAAGCCAGACGGACGGTTACGCACCACGAAGGCTCTGCAGAAACGGATCAAGCAGGGGCTCGCCAGCGAACAAACATTTCAACTCCCAGCGATCTGGGATGGGGCCGGCCAACGCCAACTGGTGGAGCGCACAGCCGCGGATCTCAACGTGAGCATGGAAGCGGCGGCCGTGTCCGCCCTCGTTGATGCCATCGGCAATGACAGCGCACGCCTCAGCATGGAGATTCAAAAACTGGCGCTCCACGCCGAAAGCCATGGGCATGAGCGCATCAGCGCTGAAGCCGTGCAGAGCCTGATTGAAGGCCAAGCCACCAATGCCTTAGCCGTAGGCGATGCCTTACTGGAAGGCGATGCCGGCGGTGCCATCGGGCTCCTGGACGCCCTGATCGATGCGGGTGAACCCGCCCTGCGCATCGTTGCCACCCTCACCGGACAAATTCGTGGCTGGCTTTGGGTGTTGCTGCTGGAACAACAGGGAGAGCGTGATGTAGCCGTGATTGCCAAAGCCGCCGGCATCGGCAATCCAAAGCGGATCTACGTGATGCGCAAGCAATTGCAAGGCCGCAGCTCGCAGCGCTGCCTGAGCTTGCTGGGTCGCTTGCTGAACGTGGAAGCAGCCCTCAAACGCGGCGCACAACCTGGTGATGCTTTTCGCGATGGCCTCCTCGGCTGA